GTCAAAGTCTTCAGAAACCGGATCGAATAAAAACTGTTGACCATTTGATGTGTTAATTTTGAAGCTAGCATGACCGAGCCACTGTACTGAGAAGCCAGCGTTAATAGCTATTGTGGGATTGCTGCCAGTGAAAGCGCAATTTTGCATCTCAGCACTACATTCAATAACTGGGCTCGGCGGGTAACAATCTTTATCACAGGTGATTGGATAATCTTTAAAATCATCGTAAATATTTTTAAAGCGATCGGTATAGCCTTCTGTGGTCTTGTTTTTGACTACCGCGTTTTCTGGAATAAGAGTTTCAACCTGATTGCTAACAGAGCAGCCTGCTAATGTCGCTAAAGAGAAGAGTAATGCTAACTTCTTCATTAGATTTCCTTGTTATAATTTTTGGCCTGATTTTAACAGGTTTAACGAAACACTCTATGGTTTTAATGTAAGCAAACATAACGGGATAGGGGGAGTCTGTGTGTTTGATATGTAAATGCAATCTGAATGCTTACTTAGGTCGTACTGAAAATTATATTCAATAAAGTGCGAATTGTTATGTGTTTTAAACCTGTGTTGTTTGGAGTAGTGTTAATGACATCTTCGTCTGTGATAGCAGAAACTAAACTGACTTTACTTGATTGGTTTGTAGTTAATGACACCGTCATGGGTGGCCTTTCTGAAAGTCGTTTAGTTGTTGGTGCACACTCTGTAGAATTTAAAGGCGATGTGTCTTTGCGCAATAATGGCGGTTTTGCTTCTGTTCGTGCGCCATTTAATTTAGAAAATAAGAACGCTGAACAGTTAAGTGTTGTTGTAAAAGGCGATGGAAAGCAGTATCAGCTTAGGCTAAGAGTTGACCAATATCTTGACGGCCCAGCCTTTGTTTATAAATTTCAAACCTCAGTAAATAAAACACAAACACTTGTTGTCACAGAGGACGACTTTACGCTCATGTACCGTGGCCGTACTTTTTACGCTGACTATCAACTCAATTTTGATGATGTCAGATCTCTTGGCTTTATGATCAGTGAAAAGCAAGCGGGTAAGTTTTCCCTTGAGGTGCAGGCAATCACACCACTAGGAAAAATTTAGAGAACATTTATCGATTTTGCTTAATCAAACAGACCACCTAACCATGATGCAAATTTAGAGTAACGATCTGGAAGCACTTTACTTTCGATTGTGTTGACAAGTGTGCGGCTCCAAACACCATCCAAATTACCATTGGTTAAGTAGATAACAATGATGCTGTCGGTCATGTTTTCTTGAAAGAGCAATTTGACTCTCAGCACGCCTCCGCCATCATGACCAACCGCTTGCCAATTGCCAACTTCTTCATATTCCCAGCCTGAGGCGAAATAATTTTTTGAACCACTCTCTAACAGTGCAGGTTGCCATAAACTTTCAAGCAATGCTTTATTAACCAGCTCGCCATTGATTAATGCATAAAGAAAGACACTAAGGTCTTGAATAGTTGAATAAGCGTCAGAATGTACATTCGCATAGGTAGGGAATGTATATGGATTTACGTGTAACGCATCACCGCTATTTGGTAAATAAGCCGTCACAGATTGAAACGTCGTATTCATTCCCTTGATAAATGTATTATGCATTTTCAATGGCGTTAAAATTCGCGTTTGAACTAGTGTTGAATAAGACTGTTTAGTGATTTTCTCTAGCAGTAATTTAATCACTAAATAATTTGTTTGATTATAACGAGTGGCGCTATTTGGCTTAAATTGCAATGGCGTATTGCTCAGTGATTGAATGGCAGCATCAATGCTGTTTGGCGCAAAGACTTGCTTGTCATCATAGTCAAAATATTCAGGTAACCCAGTACTGTGGTTTAAAAAATGGGCTACGGGAATAGGTCGCCAAACTTTAGGTAGGTGCTCAAGATACTGGCCGATAGGTGCGTCTAAATTAACTTTGTTTTGTTCTACAAGCTGAAATAGCAAAGTGCTAGCAAACAGTTTGCTGAGCGAGAAAATCGGAAAAATGCTGCCTTTGGTCACTGGATTAGCATGAGATATATCCGTATCACCCATAGCGTGAGCAAATACCAGATTATTATTTTGCTTAACTAATACCGCTTGTGCCAATAAACCGTGTGCTTCGGCATTACTTTGCATTTGTAACGTAAGTGATTCTTGCAGACTATCGGTTTGTCTTGCACAGCCTAGCAGGAGTAACAAGAATAAAGCGCTTAAAGTGATTGTTTTCATTGAAGTTCATGCTCCTTGCAAAATAGCCCTGCGATTCTACTTTGTTTTATCGGAACAAAAAAGAGCCACATGATGAGCGGCTCTCTCTGAATGTTTATGTTGTTAGCGCAAACTTAAATAGCTCAAGACTTAGAAACGTACAACGGCCTTACCTGTTTGCGTAATGGTCACATCTGAATTTTGGCTACTACTTAAAATAAGGTTACAGCGACCATAACTTGGTTTAGCTATAATATTTGTCGGTAGTGTTGTGCGAGGCTCAAGATAAGCATCGCATCTAAGTTGGGCCTGACCATCACCTTTTAATGCCACTTCACTACGAGAAACGCCAACACTCTTTGGGGTATCTTTATCTAGCTTAACACTTTGTGTGATTGACGGGGTTTGTTGGTAAAGTCCAGCAATATCGGCCATCGCTTTTTGCTGTGCTTGCTCAGAGATATTTACGCCTGGTACATAATTGAGTGCCAGTAAAGCGCGTTTTGCATTTAAGAAATCTTTTTGATAAAGATACAGTTGCATCAGGTTTTGAATACATGGTACTGCAAATTCTTTTGGCAAATGCTTACGTAAGAAGTAAGCGCGCTGTAACTGCTTCTCATAGTTATGCCAATCTTGTAGTGCATAAAAATATTGAGATTTCAGCCAAGCAAAAAGCGCTTGTTCATTGAGGTTTTTAGTGTGGCTTTGCAGTTCTCCAAAGTGTTTGTATGCTTTTTCTAGTTGTTGAGCTTTAATCAGTTTGTCAATGACATCATAATCGCTAACAAACCCTTTAGAAGCACGATTATTGTTTGAGTTTGTAGTAGGTGCCGTTGAGTAAGTATAAGAGAAAAAGCGTGCCGCATCATGGGCTTTACCTTGGTAAGTAGCTGCTTCGAATTCTAGATTACCTAAGTATTTCTTGGCTTTTTCGGTCGTCGGCTTTACTTCTGAGTCGAATAAAACGGTTACTTCGCCTAATGAACCATCAGCTTTAACAATATAATTGACGAGCGTATAGCCTTCGTGGCGACTCAGCATAGAATCTGATTTGAATTGTGCGTTATTGTTTTCGATGACTTTGATTGGTGTGCTTGGTTGAGCTGATACGCTAATTGCAGAGCATAAGAAAGCAGTAACAGCGCAAAGTTTGAGTGTTTTCACAAATTAATCCCTATGTGTTTTGAATGCGAGTAAAAGCGCTATACCGAAAATAATATCAATATGAATCGTCTGAATAAATTATGGTTTTGCCATCTCTTGTAAAACACTTTTCACAAAAGGTGATTTTGCTTTGCCGTAGTCATCTTGCACAGTCAGCCCATCAGCAATAACTTGCTGTTTTGTCGCTTCGTACTGGGCACGCGCATCTGGGTTGTTGAGCATGTGCGTTTTAAAGTTTACTTGCTTTAAATGCTCCTCGCTGCCCAATTCAATGACATGTGCATGAACTTGAAAGGTTTCATTTTTAAAAATAACAGCAATATCTTTGCGAGGACGATTCTCAGGAAATGGTTTATTACTGTGTTGGTCGCTAAAACCACTACATTTTAAATGCTCGACCGCTTCAGTAAGTTGACCTGCTTTATACAATATTGAAATATCAATAATGCCTTTGCCCGCAACTTTAAAAGAACTAGACCCAAAATGAAGAAACTCGAAATCAGGATGAGCTAACTCTGCAATAACCGCTTGTGCAACGTCTAAAAATATTTCTCGCCAAGGATTAAAACTTGCTGGTACAAGTTGGTAAGGAATGAATACGACATTTGACATAGTGTATAAGCTCTTTTCTCAAAAATGCATTGTACATCATAAGGTTTGGGCGTGTTTATCTTTGAGGTATGGATTTTGTTCAAATCAAAGGCTTTCAATACGCGAAATGAGCTACGCAGCATAGGTTGCCCCGCATAATGGGTTATGTAAGTGGCGAATGAAAAAGTAGTGGAAGCCTTTGGTTGAACTCTTCGAGCAGCGCGAGTTGAACATTTATTCGACGTTATCGGCTGACTTACATAGAATAACTATGCGGGGCAACCCTTGCTACGCAGCCTCTGCCTGGCCTAAATATCCAACTCACTGCTGCAAAAGCACACAACAAAGGTCAACACGCCCTAGTTAAGGTTTAGAGGTGGCTCGCTAGTTTTCTGTGTAGTTAATTGTAAGTGTAAACAGACTATCTTCTTGTTTACTCAGGCAGCACCAATCCATTTTGTGACAGATCTGCTGGATTAAACTCATACCAAGGCCATGGCCGAGATGTGTTGAGTGTGAGTTAATTACATTCGAAAACTGCATGCCTTGGTCATTCACTTCAACATATAAAACTTGCTCACCTAATTCATTGGTTTGGCTATATTGGAGCGCATTTTTCAAGATTTGTGTGAATAGCAGCTTCAATAAATACTTATGAGACATCACTTTTGGTGAGGTTGCCGTCTTTAATGAAAGTGTTAAATCTGAGAAAGCTGAATTATTTGCTAACTCTTTGAATTCATCTACCACATTTAATCTTTCTAATTCTTCGTTATGTATTTGTTGTAAGGCCAAAATTGCTCGGCTTGTTTCAAGTAAGGTGGTATTTGCTTTTGCCAGTTGATCTAATACAGGCAATGCATCAAGTGGAATATCATCTAATTGGTTTATTCTAGACAGAGCATGATTAATTTGAGTGATAGGGGTATTCACTTCATGACTTAAAAAAGCGCTGACTAGGCGTTGTTGTATCTGCGCCTCTTTTTCCGCTTGACGAGATTGGGTGAGAGTATTAGCGAAGGTTTGAAACTCCATAAATTTGAGCTGCTCTTGTGCTCTTTTAAAGTATGGGTCGATATATCTATGCAATGTGTCTATTTGTGTTTTTAAAGTTATGTGGGTAGAAAAAATGGCGATAAGTAACATTGCTATCAGCAAGCTAATGCCCACATTAAACCAAGGAAAAAACGTAGAAGTCTCATCTTCGAAATAGTGCAAAACGTAAATAGGTGAAGCATCTGTAGTACGTATGTATGACAGAACATAAATATGTTCGTTCTCAATATTAAAGTAATGACTTTGATTATGTGGCAATAATTGCGCGTCTATTTTTTCAACAACCCAGCCAGGCAGGTCATCTTTGTGTCGCGTGATGAGTTTAAAGTCATCAGAAATAGGTAATTCAAGTTGCTGGTTGTCGGCCAGTTCTGCGTCATAGAAAAGGTAGTGCTCAGTTGTGTCATCTTGCGCAAATTCGTAGCTACTTTTCAGTATGAGGCCCCAAATTAAAACAACTAAAATTCCGAACAAGCTAAAGCGTGTCAGTAGATACTTTTTTATTGAAATGCTTGCGCTCATATCACTTTTTCTTATTCAATTACTAGTATCTGATGCGTTTGGCTCATCTATTTTAAGAACTAGCCCTTGCTTTTTAAGCGTATGTAAAAGCTGACATTCATTCGATTGAGAAAGGTTACTTCTGAGTCGAGTGATTAAAGACTTATACATATTATTATTAACATCTTGCTCTGGCCATATCTGCGTCATAATGTCCGTTTTATCGATAGGGTTAGGGCTGTGCTTTGATAATAGCGCTAATAATTGCCATTGCTGTGGAGAAAGTAAAATAACTCGCTCACCACGTTTAGCTACTCTGCTATCGAAGTTCACTTCTAAGGTGTCTAACTTAAAGTGATTGTTTAAATTTGGTTGTTTATTGACGAGAACTTTTAATCGAGCTGTTAATTCCTCAAGTGCGAATGGCTTTGTAATATAATCGAGTGCGCCAAGCTGAAAAGCCTCTAATTTATCTTGTAACTCATGACGTGCTGTTAAGAACAAAATAGGAGCGCTCTGCTGCCCTTGCCAATGTTTTGCTAATTCGAGCCCGCTACCATCAGGTAAGTTAATATCTAAAATGATGGCATCATACTTTTGCTCTTGGCTTATTCCTATCGCTTGTCCAATAGAGCGCGCGTAATCAATTTCGATGCCTTCGTTTTGTAAGAAGTCTATTGTTTGACTCGCTAAAACCGCGTCATCTTCTACCAATAAAACAATCATTGCTTCTATACTGTTACCTTGTGGTTACCTCAACCTTGATAGTGTGATGACATCAAATAGGAGTCAAGTAATGAGAGTGATGAATATGGTGTTTTCAAGTGTTGTTTTAGGCCTGGCCTGTACATTAGCAGGTTGCGGTGAGAACCAGACCGGTCAAACGAGCTTAACGGTGACAGACAAAGCGACTGTTGATAATGCGAATAAGGCAACTCGTGTTTTTTTCAATGGCGATATTTATACGGTGAATAAGCAACAAGCATGGGCAGAAGCAGTTGCAATCAAAGATAATAAAATTATTTATGTCGGTAGCGATGAGCAAGTGGAGCAGTATATTGATGCACAAACTCAAGTTGTCGATCTGAAAGGCAAAATGATGATGCCAGGGTTCCATGATGTTCATATTCATCCTATGGAGTCTGGCTCAGACGCGACGCAATTCACAATTCCTGCTTATGGTACTGAAAATGAGTATATCGATGCTGTATATGATGCCGCGAATAACAACCCATCAGCACAATGGTTAATTGGTTATGGTCATGAGGTATCGACTTTACTAGAGATGCAAAATACGCCGCTTGAGGTGTTAAATGATGCAGTCAGTGACAGACCTGTTGTTATTATGGAACAGACTTCTCACTCAATGTGGGTGAACAGTAAGGCATTAGAACTTGCTGGGATCAGAAGTGATTCGGTAGACCCTGTTGGTGGTGTCATCGGTCGAGATAAGTCAGGCCGTTTAAATGGTATTTTGTACGATAATGCTGGGGAGTTGGTGATGGAAATCGCCATGCGTTCATTGCAAGGCAGTGCCGATAAAGATTATCAAGGTCTCGTTGAACATACTATGCCCATGTTGAATGAGGTTGGGATCACGTCTATCAGCGATGCACGTACTTACTGGCAACGAGGACAATTAGACACATGGCAGCGTATTGCTGATGATGACAAATTGACACTGCGCGTTGCTTTAGGTCTTTGGGCTTACCCGCAAATGAATGATGAAGTACAGTTAGAGGCGCTAAAAAAACGTTATCAAAATAAAGCGGATAGCCTACTTAAAGTGAACCAAGTTAAGTTTTATATGGATGGCATCTTGGTGAATACCACCGCGGCGATGCATGATCCTTATCATGTGAATATATTGGGTTTATATGGTAATAAAGGGCTTAACTATTTTACTCAAAGCCGAATTGAAAAGTATTTGAAAGCGCTGGAGCCTGTTGGCTTTGATTTTAATATTCATGCTATTGGTGATAGAGGGATCACGGAGGCATTAAATGCCATTGAAAAGGCGTCTTCAAAACAAAATCGTCATCGCCTGACACACATTGAAGTCATGGACCCGCAAGATTACAAACGGTTTGCAGAAATAGGTGTGATAGCAGATGCGCAAGTTGCGGGCGATTTTACGCATCCAAATCATTGGGCCGAAATGATCCCATTTCTGGGAGAGGAACGTGCTTACGACCTAGTGCCAATTAAGTCCTTAATCGAATCAAATGCGTTGTTGACTTTGAGTAGTGATTGGAATGTGAGTACTTACAATCCATTTGTGGGAATTGGCAATGCAATATCTCGGGCACCACAGAATATTACTTTAGAGCAAGCAATTGCTTCCTATACCATTAATAGTGCTTATGCTATGCGTCAAGAGCAGTTAGTTGGATCTATTGAGAACGGCAAATTGGCAGACTTAATTGTACTTGATGGTAACTTATTTGATATGACAGCAGCACAAATCAAGCAAACTCAGGTGGTCATGACCTTGCTTGATGGTGAGATTGTTTATCAGCGTTAACACAAAGCTCAAGGTTTTTAATTGCAAAACTACCTAAGCCGCAGCAGTTATGCAGCCGCTCAGGTAGTCGATGCTTTATATCTTGTTATTGAGCGCATTAATAAGTGAAGACGGATCGTCTACACCAAGGTAAATCTTAGATTTTTTATCAATTTGGTTGATTAGTTTAATCTCGATATTCGGCACGCCTGAGAAATTATACCTATTAACTTCATTGCTTCTTGGCACAAACTCATTATGCGGCGATATGGTTTCAATATTATCCAGCGGGATATAAAGCGGATTATAGATACCGTATCTAACGATTAAGTGAGTTTGAGTTAGTGAAATTGGACGGCGTGACATAGCACGATACTCACCAATAAACAGTACCAATCCAAAAATTGATAATAACGAGATAACATTGGCAGCTAAGGGTGACCAAGCAAAATGCAGAACCAGGTGTGCAATCGGGATCTCAAACGCCATCAAAAAGATAAACCCCAGTGCATTGCCTTTTGCGTCATCTTTCTTGGCATACCAAAAGTGTTGTTCGCCAATATAGTTCTCACTCTTTATTTTATTAGCGAATAAGCAAAACACCCACATTCGCATATCAAATTGCATTAAATTAAATACTGGGCCGGACTTTAACCAGCGTTTTAAAGGAGCAATTAGGCTTTCATCGGGATCGGTGCAAGTATTTAAATCCGCTTTAATAGCTGCTATCACAGATGCAACCACCACAAGTTCGATAAAGAGTACTGACGCCATTACTAGATAACGCGCTTGCTCTAAAGAGTGCCAAATAAACTTTTGCTGAGCAGGTATGAAGTAGGCACCAAAGAGAATGAGTAATGCGCAATAGGCTATTGCTTTAATTGTTGCTTGTTTTTTATCTGTTAAGAAAACATAGCAAATCAATGGAAGAGTAATGAATGTATCAATGAGTAACGGCCATTCAGGCTTGTAGCTACCATATTCATTGAGAATCGATGACGAACTATAAAACCAGAAGTAAGTCGCAACAAGACAGATTAAAAATAACAGAGGTAATCGACTTACTAGAGTTCTATTCAACGAAAGTTCCTTATAGGTTTAGCTTGAACCTAATATAGGAATTAATCTTATCGTCTTATTTGGCCCAACTCAATTAAGTTTTATAACGAAAAACGTTCTAATAATGCGATGAGGTCTTCTTTTATCAGAGGTTTACTAATATATTCATCCATACCTGCATCAAGGCATTTTTCTTTGTCACCATTCATCGCGTTCGCTGTCATAGCGATAATTGGAATATATTGATTATTTTCACCAGCTTCACGTTTTCTAATTCTTCTGGTTGCTTCGTAGCCATCCATGACGGGCATTAAGCAGTCCATCAAGATTAATTCATAATAGTTGTCTTTATGCTCTTTAAGTTTTGTGAGGGCTTCGAGACCATTATTCGCAAAATCGAGGTGTTCAACTGACCCATTCAGCATTTGCGTGGCAACAATTTGGTTAATCGGCATATCTTCAACGATTAAGATATGCTTGAAAAGTCGGGTGTAATCTTTAGGCTGAACGATAGGGAGATCATTAATATGATTATCTGAGCCTTGTTTCAATACATGAACGATATCGAGTAAAGTGCAGGGCTTTTTACAGTATTTAACTTGTTTAAAATCAGCTTGCTTAAAGTGAGAACTAATAGATGTATTAAAAGGCAATAAGGTCACAGTATTGGTCAAGTGTAATGACACAAATCTATCGATGTCATGGCTATTTTCTAAAGACCAACTAAGTACATAAAAATGTGATGACAATTGTTCACCATTTAGTTTCGCAATTTCTAATTCGAGCATGTGAATATGCTTGTGTTTATGCACCGCAATATCAAACTTACTTAAGGTGTGCTCGCATGCCTGTAAAAAACTAGAATTATGCTCTACGAAGTGGAAATGTTTGGCCGTGAAGTCATGAATTATAGAGTGCTGAACTTGCTGATTTTCAATACTTTTGCTTGATAGAGGCAAAGTCACGATAAAAGTACTGCCCAACCCTAGTTTACTTTTAACGACAATTTCCCCTCCTAATAGTTCACAGAGTTTATTGACGATACTCAGGCCTAACCCTGTACCACCAAATTGACGTGTCGTTGAGGTATCAGCTTGTGAAAAGTGTTCGAAAATTAAATTGCATTTATCCTGTGAAATGCCAATGCCTGTATCAGATATTTGGAATTTGATTTGAGGTGTTTGATGCTCTTGAGCATAAACATAATGCGCTCTGATGATTACCTCTCCTGACTCAGTAAACTTAATCGCATTACCGATCAAATTGGTCAATATTTGTTTAATTCTAACTGAGTCTGAGGCAATGATAGGCAGAGTAATTTCATCAATATCGAGTATGAGCGCGATATTTTTATCATGTGCTTGCTTGGCAAATGAAGTGGCTGTTTCTTTGATTAATTTAACGATATCAAACTCATTGATATCAATTTCGAGTTTGCCTGATTCTATTTTCGAAAAGTCGAGTATATCGTTGATAATGCGCATTAAAGAAAGCGCACTGCGGCTTGCAATATCAATTTGTTCTGTTTGTTCTTGGTTCAGAGGTGTGTCTTTTAGCGAGTCTAACATGCCAAGCACGCCATTCATGGGCGTTCTTATTTCATGACTCATTGTAGCTAGGAAATCCGCCTTTGCTTTTGACGCGTTTTCAGCTTGCTCTTTCGCTTCTTCTAGTGCCCAATTATTGAACTCCATTTCAGAGGCATATGTAGCCAGTTGTTGCTCGGAGTTTTTGAGCTCTGTAACATCTTCAATACAAGCGAATACACCTTCAACATGGCCATCATGAGTAAAGTCGGGCGTATAGGTCGTTATGAGATACTTTTGAACCCCATCTATTGTGACATCAATCTCAAACGCGGTTTCATTGCCTTTCAAAGCATTAAAAAGGTGATCTTGAATTCTGTCATAAATATCAACAGGTAAAATTGACTTCACCGTCTTTCCAACGATCTCTTGCTCATTTAGTTTAAACAATTGGCAATAAAGCTGGTTTGCAAAACGGTATTTTTCCTCGATATCGACATATGTGAGAAGCACAGGAACATGTTGAGTTATGCCATCAATATAATGTCGAGTTTTCTCTAGCTGCTCAGCCCTTTCTTGCGCTTGTTTTATGGCCTTGTTATAGGACCCTGCAACTTTGGCAATAACATCGCCTCCTTGCTGCTTGATGATATCTTTAGGGATCGGTAACCCTTGTCTGATGGTTACACCTATTTTAGTGAGTGGGCTAGTGACAAAATAGTGAAGCAGCCAAAATGATAAACCAACCATAATCGAAATAATGATCAAGAAATTGAAGGTAAAGCTCTCTAATCGCTGATTTAGCTTCTCTTGGTGTTGTGTTGAGTCTATGTGTATCCAGAAATAGTAGGCACGTAATCTCCTTATTTCAGGATCAACAAGATATAACCAAGACAACGCATACCAATTCTCATGATGGTGGTAAATCACTTTGACTTTATCACTAAGTTGAGATTTGAAGTGTATTAACTCTTCTAGTTTTTCTTTTCCTATTATTCCAGGGTTAAGTAAGCTACTTTTTTGGATAAACAACCTCTTTGATGCCACGATATCAAGCGATTCAGGAGCAATAATCATAATTTCTTGAATGGCGCTGTTACTCGATAATGCTGCAAGTACACGTTGTAAGTTTTCTCTGGAGGCATCTACTTCAGCAGAAATACTCACACTGGTGATAACGTTATCTACTAAAGAGTCTATGAAGCGCTCATGCTGTAATCGGTATTCGTCGGCAATAAAGCGAGTGAAAAGCAAAAAAGAGCTGATACCAAGTAAAAGTAACGGGATGGTCGATTTAAGATAAAGTGAGCTCTTAATCATTTATTTTGTTTTAGCTGGTTGAAAAACATACTAGAAACAAAACCACAGGGTTCATCTATAGATTTGATGCTCCATAAAGTCTCACATACTTGCTTGGTAACATTTTTAAGAAATTGGTGGTTTATTAATTCAGATTGCGCATCACCTGTTTGCATTTCTAGGCCGCTAAAAGCTTTAGCAAATTCATCAATGTCCAAGCCTTCTAGTTTGGCCATTTTAGTCATAGCCTCATCTGGATGTGTCTGAATAAACTCATAAGATAACTGCCAAACTTGCCATAGTTTTTCTAAAGTTTCAGGGTGCTTTTTTAGATAGCTTTGTGAGATGCTGACAATATCAACCACCTCCTTAGGGATTTGGCCGCTATCAAAAATAACATGGTAGTTAGGGTTTTTTAATAACTCCGTAGAAATAGGGGGGTAAGTAACATAGGCAGAAATCTCGCCTTTATTCATTTCTTTGATACCAGACATCTGTTCAACATTTTTAATTGTGACATCATTTAAACTAAGTTTATGTTTTTGCAGACCTCTTTGTAGTACATATATACCTAGTGAGGAGACTTCTGTACCCACTGTTTTACCTTTCAAGGCGGCCATATTCGCAATTGATTTATGAGCAATAATTGCGTCTCCACCCAATGAGTAGTCTGTTATTAAGGCAATAGTGAGAGGTCTCACAGCGAAAGATTGAATCTGTATGGCTTCTATTAGAGTGCTAGTGAGCCCATCGACTTTATTATTTAAATAAACCCTTTGTGTATCGGCTAAAGAGGCAACTCTAATAAGCTCAACATTAAGTCCTGCTTGTTTAAAAAAGCCTTTTTCTTTCGCTAAGTGAAGTACTTCATAACCTGGCCATGGGTTAATTGCAATTCGTAAAGTGTGTGGCGGGTCATTTTTACAAGAAACTAAAAATAAAATAAAAATGAAGAGCATTATCTTTTTGGAAAGTTGCCACATAACTTTAAATCGAAAAGCATATTTGTATTGATAAGTATTGACCAATTTCTGGCTCTGGCAAGGCTAAGTTTTTTACTTTTAAATAATATTAAAAAACTTATCCGATAGTGATCTCAAAGGTAACGACTTGTTTCTCCTAAAAACCTGCTTTCGAACTTAGAGAAGTGTTCAATTAAAAACGATTTCACAGCCATGATTTTTGCCGTTTCTTTTAAATCAAAATGATATAACAACCATAAACTCCAGTTAGAGGGAGAAGTGGTCAAATCGAGCCTTCTTAGGTTTTCATACTTCGCTTGGTCGGCTAAACCACAGGGTAATTTGGCAATACCTAGACCTTGATCTGTTGCGCTAATTAAAGCGGCTAAATTATCAAATCGAGCGATGATTTGGGTTTTGTTAAAGTGACCTTGATACCAATCTTTATGAAACTCCAACTGCCATAGTAATAGGTTATCGATTTGTTTTGGCTTTTTAATGTAGCTGTCACTGGCATAGACGCCCCAATTCGATGCAAACAGCTTTTTGCCAATCAAATCGGGCTGAGTCGGCTCAGGAGTAAACCTCAGTGCGATATCGGCTTCTCTGGCATTGAGATCTTTTTGACTGGTGCCCA
The Pseudoalteromonas phenolica genome window above contains:
- a CDS encoding ATP-binding protein; protein product: MIKSSLYLKSTIPLLLLGISSFLLFTRFIADEYRLQHERFIDSLVDNVITSVSISAEVDASRENLQRVLAALSSNSAIQEIMIIAPESLDIVASKRLFIQKSSLLNPGIIGKEKLEELIHFKSQLSDKVKVIYHHHENWYALSWLYLVDPEIRRLRAYYFWIHIDSTQHQEKLNQRLESFTFNFLIIISIMVGLSFWLLHYFVTSPLTKIGVTIRQGLPIPKDIIKQQGGDVIAKVAGSYNKAIKQAQERAEQLEKTRHYIDGITQHVPVLLTYVDIEEKYRFANQLYCQLFKLNEQEIVGKTVKSILPVDIYDRIQDHLFNALKGNETAFEIDVTIDGVQKYLITTYTPDFTHDGHVEGVFACIEDVTELKNSEQQLATYASEMEFNNWALEEAKEQAENASKAKADFLATMSHEIRTPMNGVLGMLDSLKDTPLNQEQTEQIDIASRSALSLMRIINDILDFSKIESGKLEIDINEFDIVKLIKETATSFAKQAHDKNIALILDIDEITLPIIASDSVRIKQILTNLIGNAIKFTESGEVIIRAHYVYAQEHQTPQIKFQISDTGIGISQDKCNLIFEHFSQADTSTTRQFGGTGLGLSIVNKLCELLGGEIVVKSKLGLGSTFIVTLPLSSKSIENQQVQHSIIHDFTAKHFHFVEHNSSFLQACEHTLSKFDIAVHKHKHIHMLELEIAKLNGEQLSSHFYVLSWSLENSHDIDRFVSLHLTNTVTLLPFNTSISSHFKQADFKQVKYCKKPCTLLDIVHVLKQGSDNHINDLPIVQPKDYTRLFKHILIVEDMPINQIVATQMLNGSVEHLDFANNGLEALTKLKEHKDNYYELILMDCLMPVMDGYEATRRIRKREAGENNQYIPIIAMTANAMNGDKEKCLDAGMDEYISKPLIKEDLIALLERFSL
- a CDS encoding ABC transporter substrate-binding protein, with product MVNTYQYKYAFRFKVMWQLSKKIMLFIFILFLVSCKNDPPHTLRIAINPWPGYEVLHLAKEKGFFKQAGLNVELIRVASLADTQRVYLNNKVDGLTSTLIEAIQIQSFAVRPLTIALITDYSLGGDAIIAHKSIANMAALKGKTVGTEVSSLGIYVLQRGLQKHKLSLNDVTIKNVEQMSGIKEMNKGEISAYVTYPPISTELLKNPNYHVIFDSGQIPKEVVDIVSISQSYLKKHPETLEKLWQVWQLSYEFIQTHPDEAMTKMAKLEGLDIDEFAKAFSGLEMQTGDAQSELINHQFLKNVTKQVCETLWSIKSIDEPCGFVSSMFFNQLKQNK
- a CDS encoding LysR family transcriptional regulator, producing MNLDDDYQYILALATHGSLSAAAKQLNVTHTTVARRIHAFEARFNVTLFERVPKGYQLTQIGRSVLPDIERLKSLQGHIERQLEGQDKSLKGEVNIALTPELAHDYVIPLLDEFYQCFPHIQLNLIMGTSQKDLNAREADIALRFTPEPTQPDLIGKKLFASNWGVYASDSYIKKPKQIDNLLLWQLEFHKDWYQGHFNKTQIIARFDNLAALISATDQGLGIAKLPCGLADQAKYENLRRLDLTTSPSNWSLWLLYHFDLKETAKIMAVKSFLIEHFSKFESRFLGETSRYL